From a region of the Megalops cyprinoides isolate fMegCyp1 chromosome 13, fMegCyp1.pri, whole genome shotgun sequence genome:
- the LOC118788361 gene encoding sodium/potassium/calcium exchanger 5-like has product MKKYTFLHNKRKRRETVFYVSGFLLALYCIVHLLFKTASTSQELSFQRKRRDVENNDTQCVPPQSSEFPDGFFTVQERKDGGIVIYFMIIFYMLLAVSIVCDDYFLPSLEAISERLGLSQDVAGATFMAAGSSAPELVTAFLGVFVTKGDIGISTIVGSAVYNLLGICAACGLLTSMVGRLTCWPLFRDCVAYAVSVTAVITIIWDNKVYWYDAACLLLVYGLYIAALCFDTHIFKYVARWFSPCCSCLDKREEGQSEEQPLIGWNDTSNLLVHRRSRADSGIFQDDSGYSHLSLSLHGLNENSEDHRSVFAMPENDLKRILWVLSLPVILLLYLTVPDCRKRFWKRWFMVTFLMSAVWISAFTYILVWMVTIMGETLEIPDTVMGLTLLAAGTSIPDTVASVMVAREGKGDMAMSNIVGSNVFDMLCLGLPWFIKTAFVDTSSPVEVNSTGLVFTAATLLLSILFLFVAVHLNGWKLNKKLGLVSLFFYFLFATLSILYELGIIGNNPIRVCPD; this is encoded by the exons atgaagaaatacacATTTCTACACAATaagaggaaaagaagagaaactgtattttatgtttccGGATTTTTACTTGCTCTGTACTGCATTGTCCATTTATTATTCAAAACTGCTTCAACTTCTCAGGAGCTCAGTTTTCAAAGAAAACGCCGGGACGTCG aaaATAATGACACCCAGTGCGTACCTCCACAGTCTTCGGAGTTTCCAGACGGTTTTTTCACAGTGCAAGAGCGAAAGGACGGGGgaattgtaatatattttatgatcattttttacatgctgttgGCAGTATCGATTGTCTGTGACGACTACTTCTTGCCATCTCTGGAAGCTATCAGCGAAC GTCTTGGACTCTCTCAAGATGTGGCAGGGGCTACATTTATGGCAGCTGGGAGCTCGGCACCAGAACTAGTCACTGCGTTTCTAG GTGTGTTTGTGACAAAGGGAGACATTGGTATCAGTACAATAGTTGGATCTGCAGTCTACAATCTCCTTGGCATTTGTGCTGCATGTGGACTGCTAACCTCTATG GTGGGCCGACTTACCTGCTGGCCTTTGTTCAGAGACTGTGTGGCGTATGCAGTTAGTGTCACAGCAGTAATCACTATCATATGGGATAACAAAGTGTACTG GTATGATGCAGCCTGTTTGTTACTGGTGTACGGACTGTACATTGCGGCACTTTGCTTTGACACTCACATCTTTAAGTACGTGGCGAGGTGGTTCAGCCCCTGCTGCTCCTGTCTGGATAAAAGAGAGGAGGGCCAGAGTGAAGAGCAGCCTCTGATTGGATGGAACGACACAAGCAACCTCCTGGTGCACCGACGTTCCAGAGCCGACAGTGGAATCTTCCAGGATGACTCGGGCtactcccatctctccctcagtctTCATGGACTGAATGAAAATTCTGAAG ATCACAGGAGTGTATTTGCGATGCCAGAAAATGACCTGAAGAGAATCCTTTGGGTGCTGTCCTTGCCTGTCATCCTGTTGCTGTACCTGACTGTCCCGGACTGCCGAAAACGATTCTGGAAAAGATGGTTCATGGTCACGTTCCTCATGTCTGCGGTCTGGATCTCTGCCTTTACTTACATCCTGGTGTGGATGGTCACCATTATgg GAGAAACTTTGGAAATCCCAGACACAGTGATGGGTCTCACGCTGTTGGCTGCTGGAACGAGCATTCCTGACACAGTGGCCAGTGTCATGGTGGCAAGAGAAG GGAAAGGAGACATGGCCATGTCAAATATCGTGGGATCCAATGTGTTCGATATGCTGTGCCTGGGACTGCCGTGGTTCATAAAGACAGCGTTTGTGGACACTTCCTCTCCGGTGGAGGTCAACAGCACAGGCTTGGTGTTCACTGCAGCAACCCTCCTCCTGTCCATCCTTTTCCTGTTCGTGGCTGTGCACCTCAACGGGTGGAAGCTAAACAAGAAGCTCGGCCTGGTGTCCCTGTTTTTCTACTTTCTTTTTGCAACCTTATCCATCCTGTACGAACTTGGAATTATTGGCAACAACCCAATCAGAGTGTGCCCGGACTGA
- the myef2 gene encoding myelin expression factor 2 isoform X1, which yields MDDIKQEPEDQLEETTTAAELENEPPQENTNGVKTEEAEEAPKEKSELKEKSGGRRSNRFQPYSKEKHAGAGDKKGVHRNRVFISNIPYDMKWQAIKDLMREKVGEVTYVELFKDAEGKSRGCGVVEFKDEEFVKKAIEVMNKYDLHGRPLNIKEDPDGEHARRVLQRSGGMYPGGRGQDGGPGGMNLPPSIANNPNIPLEVINALQAGRLGSTVFVANLDFKVGWKKLKEVFGMAGTVKRADVKEDKDGKSRGMGTVTFDQALEAVQAISMFNGQMLFDRPMHVKMDDKSIPPDDFRPVEKSPQLPRGLGGIGMGLGPGGQPINANRLSGGGGMGNMGPGGMDGPGFGGMGRMGGMSGGGYGGMDGMGNMGGYGGRDVGPMGRMGDMYRSGMGGLDRDFGRNDMSMNRGFGDSFGGMGGGMGGYGGGMGNAGMGPMGSGIGSGMGSMGMDRMSSSFDRMGGGMDMNRGYGGYGGGSGYMGGGMSDRGSGSKAGCQIFVRNLSYDLTWQKLKEKFSHCGQVMFAEIKMENGKSKGCGTVRFDSPESAEQACRMMNGTKINGREVDVRIDRNA from the exons ATGGACGATATTAAACAAGAGCCTGAAGATCAACTGGAAGAAACAACTACGGCCGCAGAACTCGAAAATGAACCGCCACAGGAGAACACGAACGGCGTGAAAAC TGAAGAAGCTGAGGAGGCCCCCAAGGAGAAGTCCGAGCTGAAAGAGAAATCTGGCGGCAGGAGATCAAACCGGTTTCAGCCTTACTCCAAAGAGAAGCATGCCGGCGCTGGAGACAAGAAGGGTGTCCACAGAAACCGAGTGTTCATTAGCAATATCCCGTATGACATGAAGTGGCAGGCAATTAAAGATCTCATGAGAGAGAAAG TCGGTGAGGTTACATACGTGGAGCTCTTTAAGGATGCAGAAGGAAAGTCAAGG GGTTGTGG tgttGTGGAATTCAAAGATGAAGAATTTGTGAAGAAGGCGATAGAAGTTATGAACAAGTACGATCTGCATGGCAGGCCTCTTAACATCAAGGAG GACCCCGATGGTGAGCACGCTCGCAGAGTCCTGCAGCGCTCAGGCGGCATGTACCCAGGGGGGCGTGGCCAAGACGGGGGTCCAGGTGGAATGAACCTGCCCCCATCCATTGCCAACAATCCGAATATCCCTCTTGAGGTCATAAACGCCCTGCAGGCTGGCAGGCTTGGATCCACGGTGTTCGTGGCCAAT CTTGATTTCAAAGTTGGCTGGAAGAAGCTGAAGGAGGTTTTCGGCATGGCTGGAACAGTCAAAAGGGCTGATGTCAAAGAGGATAAAGACGGCAAGAGCCGTGGAATGGGAACTGTCACCTTCGACCAAGCCCTCGAAGCCGTTCAGGCCATAT CTATGTTCAATGGTCAGATGTTGTTTGACAGGCCCATGCATGTTAAGATG gatGACAAGTCAATTCCCCCAGACGATTTTCGTCCAGTAGAGAAATCACCTCAGTTGCCAA GGGGTCTCGGTGGTATTGGGATGGGCTTGGGGCCTGGAGGACAGCCAATCAATGCAAACCGTCTGAGTGGGGGTGGAGGCATGGGGAACATGGGGCCTGGAG GCATGGATGGGCCTGGGTTTGGAGGAATGGGCAGAATGGGAG GGATGAGCGGTGGCGGGTACGGGGGCATGGATGGCATGGGTAACATGGGCGGCTACGGCGGCAGAGACGTGGGACCCATGGGGAGGATGGGAG ACATGTATCGCTCTGGAATGGGTGGCCTTGACCGAGACTTCGGCAGAAACGACATGTCCATGAATCGAGGCTTTGGAGATTCCTTTGGGGGAATGG GAGGTGGAATGGGAGGCTATGGAGGAGGCATGGGTAATGCTGGCATGGGTCCAATGGGGTCTGGAATAg GCAGTGGAATGGGGAGCATGGGCATGGATCGCATGAGCTCCAGTTTCGACCGGATGGGCGGCGGCATGGACATGAACCGTGGATACGGGGGCTACGGGGGCGGCTCAGGATACATGGGCGGCGGGATGTCTGACCGGGGCTCGGGGTCAAAGGCCGGCTGCCAAATCTTTGTGCGAAAT cTTTCCTATGACCTTACCTGGCAGAAGCTCAAGGAGAAGTTCAGTCATTGTG GCCAAGTGATGTTTGCcgaaattaaaatggaaaatgggaagTCGAAGGGGTGCGGAACAGTACGCTTTGATTCGCCGGAGAGCGCGGAGCAGGCGTGCCGAATGATGAACGGCACCAAAATCAACGGGAGAGAAGTGGACGTCCGCATCGACCGAAACGCTTAA
- the myef2 gene encoding myelin expression factor 2 isoform X2 codes for MDDIKQEPEDQLEETTTAAELENEPPQENTNGVKTEEAEEAPKEKSELKEKSGGRRSNRFQPYSKEKHAGAGDKKGVHRNRVFISNIPYDMKWQAIKDLMREKVGEVTYVELFKDAEGKSRGCGVVEFKDEEFVKKAIEVMNKYDLHGRPLNIKEDPDGEHARRVLQRSGGMYPGGRGQDGGPGGMNLPPSIANNPNIPLEVINALQAGRLGSTVFVANLDFKVGWKKLKEVFGMAGTVKRADVKEDKDGKSRGMGTVTFDQALEAVQAISMFNGQMLFDRPMHVKMDDKSIPPDDFRPVEKSPQLPRGLGGIGMGLGPGGQPINANRLSGGGGMGNMGPGGMDGPGFGGMGRMGGMSGGGYGGMDGMGNMGGYGGRDVGPMGRMGDMYRSGMGGLDRDFGRNDMSMNRGFGDSFGGMGSGMGSMGMDRMSSSFDRMGGGMDMNRGYGGYGGGSGYMGGGMSDRGSGSKAGCQIFVRNLSYDLTWQKLKEKFSHCGQVMFAEIKMENGKSKGCGTVRFDSPESAEQACRMMNGTKINGREVDVRIDRNA; via the exons ATGGACGATATTAAACAAGAGCCTGAAGATCAACTGGAAGAAACAACTACGGCCGCAGAACTCGAAAATGAACCGCCACAGGAGAACACGAACGGCGTGAAAAC TGAAGAAGCTGAGGAGGCCCCCAAGGAGAAGTCCGAGCTGAAAGAGAAATCTGGCGGCAGGAGATCAAACCGGTTTCAGCCTTACTCCAAAGAGAAGCATGCCGGCGCTGGAGACAAGAAGGGTGTCCACAGAAACCGAGTGTTCATTAGCAATATCCCGTATGACATGAAGTGGCAGGCAATTAAAGATCTCATGAGAGAGAAAG TCGGTGAGGTTACATACGTGGAGCTCTTTAAGGATGCAGAAGGAAAGTCAAGG GGTTGTGG tgttGTGGAATTCAAAGATGAAGAATTTGTGAAGAAGGCGATAGAAGTTATGAACAAGTACGATCTGCATGGCAGGCCTCTTAACATCAAGGAG GACCCCGATGGTGAGCACGCTCGCAGAGTCCTGCAGCGCTCAGGCGGCATGTACCCAGGGGGGCGTGGCCAAGACGGGGGTCCAGGTGGAATGAACCTGCCCCCATCCATTGCCAACAATCCGAATATCCCTCTTGAGGTCATAAACGCCCTGCAGGCTGGCAGGCTTGGATCCACGGTGTTCGTGGCCAAT CTTGATTTCAAAGTTGGCTGGAAGAAGCTGAAGGAGGTTTTCGGCATGGCTGGAACAGTCAAAAGGGCTGATGTCAAAGAGGATAAAGACGGCAAGAGCCGTGGAATGGGAACTGTCACCTTCGACCAAGCCCTCGAAGCCGTTCAGGCCATAT CTATGTTCAATGGTCAGATGTTGTTTGACAGGCCCATGCATGTTAAGATG gatGACAAGTCAATTCCCCCAGACGATTTTCGTCCAGTAGAGAAATCACCTCAGTTGCCAA GGGGTCTCGGTGGTATTGGGATGGGCTTGGGGCCTGGAGGACAGCCAATCAATGCAAACCGTCTGAGTGGGGGTGGAGGCATGGGGAACATGGGGCCTGGAG GCATGGATGGGCCTGGGTTTGGAGGAATGGGCAGAATGGGAG GGATGAGCGGTGGCGGGTACGGGGGCATGGATGGCATGGGTAACATGGGCGGCTACGGCGGCAGAGACGTGGGACCCATGGGGAGGATGGGAG ACATGTATCGCTCTGGAATGGGTGGCCTTGACCGAGACTTCGGCAGAAACGACATGTCCATGAATCGAGGCTTTGGAGATTCCTTTGGGGGAATGG GCAGTGGAATGGGGAGCATGGGCATGGATCGCATGAGCTCCAGTTTCGACCGGATGGGCGGCGGCATGGACATGAACCGTGGATACGGGGGCTACGGGGGCGGCTCAGGATACATGGGCGGCGGGATGTCTGACCGGGGCTCGGGGTCAAAGGCCGGCTGCCAAATCTTTGTGCGAAAT cTTTCCTATGACCTTACCTGGCAGAAGCTCAAGGAGAAGTTCAGTCATTGTG GCCAAGTGATGTTTGCcgaaattaaaatggaaaatgggaagTCGAAGGGGTGCGGAACAGTACGCTTTGATTCGCCGGAGAGCGCGGAGCAGGCGTGCCGAATGATGAACGGCACCAAAATCAACGGGAGAGAAGTGGACGTCCGCATCGACCGAAACGCTTAA